A genomic region of Arachis stenosperma cultivar V10309 chromosome 9, arast.V10309.gnm1.PFL2, whole genome shotgun sequence contains the following coding sequences:
- the LOC130949303 gene encoding uncharacterized protein LOC130949303, whose product MASAESFLVLVHYRGSIKRKTRSGVKFTDKDPLCIIVTPTTTYDTLVSFVLEKLGLEGVKRVKKFFYRIPTAVLHDTVKFDCSTIGSDEDLQVMFLCRRQFPEVRTPELLAKLVDVVSSSGGSNRNANTIAAVAGSSSRPAVASSSAPVYEPPMQPVASPSFAVDLSGNVGDEVRHGEHIPTEVHCPTPASFGDGLFDDPDDDDVEPDMIADESDDDVGTTVPRRGTGGSSSGTQQYPPHFSSLDLDAMRQDKNALQPSRFSARDTEGSAGMNEFQVGQQFQDKDEALLSVKTYSIRRGVQYKVVESDYRRYVGKCSEFGNGCTWLIRLSLRQRKGIWEVKRYNGPHTCLASSISSDHRSLDYHVISTFIMPMVRADVAVNIKVLQNATAAHFGFRPTYRRVWMAKQKAVAVIYGDWDESYNELPRWVLGVQLTMPGTVAVLRTCPVRVGVQVDESQVYFHRLFWTFPPCIQAFRHCKPLVSVDGTHLYGKYGGTLLVAIAQDENSNILPVAFALVEGENAESWSFFLSHLREHVTPQPGLLVISDRHNGIKAALEAPDGGWLPSAAYRAFCIRHVAANFALTFKGKDARRLLVNAAYAKTEVEFDYWFDILRSENPAMCDWANRIEYSLWT is encoded by the coding sequence ATGGCTAGTGCAGAGAGTTTCCTAGTGCTGGTACATTACAGAGGGTCGATTAAGAGAAAAACTCGGTCCGGAGTGAAGTTCACTGATAAGGATCCCCTATGTATTATCGTGACGCCAACAACCACCTACGATACTCTTGTTAGCTTTGTGCTGGAGAAGCTTGGTCTCGAAGGAGTTAAAAGGGTCAAGAAGTTTTTCTACCGCATTCCAACAGCGGTGCTCCATGACACCGTGAAGTTCGATTGTTCCACAATCGGTAGTGACGAGGACTTGCAGGTTATGTTTCTTTGTCGTAGGCAGTTTCCCGAGGTAAGGACACCAGAGTTGTTGGCAAAGTTGGTTGATGTGGTATCCAGCTCAGGTGGTTCGAACCGGAATGCCAATACTATAGCCGCGGTTGCCGGCTCGAGCTCGAGACCTGCTGTTGCTTCATCCTCTGCTCCTGTGTATGAGCCACCGATGCAGCCTGTTGCGTCCCCTTCGTTTGCCGTTGATCTGAGCGGCAATGTTGGAGACGAGGTTCGGCATGGGGAACATATTCCCACCGAGGTACATTGTCCCACACCGGCCAGCTTTGGTGATGGTTTGTTTGATGATCCAGATGACGATGACGTGGAGCCGGATATGATCGCTGATGAAAGCGACGATGATGTTGGAACTACTGTTCCGAGAAGGGGTACAGGTGGATCTAGTTCTGGCACACAGCAGTATCCACCCCATTTTTCGTCGTTGGACCTGGATGCCATGCGGCAGGACAAAAATGCTCTGCAGCCCTCAAGATTTAGCGCTAGAGATACCGAGGGGTCTGCCGGTATGAACGAATTCCAAGTTGGCCAACAATTTCAGGATAAAGATGAGGCGCTGTTGAGTGTGAAGACGTACAGTATCCGTCGAGGGGTCCAGTACAAGGTCGTAGAGTCTGACTACCGCAGGTATGTGGGAAAGTGTTCTGAGTTTGGGAATGGGTGCACATGGCTGATTCGGTTGAGCCTCCGACAGCGGAAGGGTATCTGGGAAGTGAAGCGATACAACGGACCGCATACATGTCTCGCCAGCTCCATCTCCAGCGACCATAGGAGTCTGGACTACCATGTGATATCCACCTTCATTATGCCGATGGTTAGGGCTGATGTAGCTGTGAACATCAAGGTGCTTCAAAATGCCACGGCCGCACACTTTGGGTTCAGGCCAACGTACAGGAGGGTATGGATGGCAAAGCAGAAGGCCGTTGCCGTCATATATGGGGACTGGGACGAGTCGTACAATGAGCTCCCTAGGTGGGTTTTAGGAGTTCAGCTGACGATGCCTGGCACTGTAGCCGTCCTCAGGACTTGCCCTGTTCGAGTTGGGGTACAGGTTGACGAGTCGCAGGTTTATTTTCATAGGCTGTTCTGGACTTTCCCCCCTTGTATCCAGGCATTCCGTCATTGCAAGCCTTTGGTTAGTGTTGATGGCACCCATCTATATGGGAAGTATGGTGGAACATTGCTAGTCGCCATTGCACAGGATGAAAACTCGAACATCCTCCCCGTGGCATTTGCATTAGTTGAGGGTGAGAATGCTGAGTCAtggtctttctttctttcccacCTCCGAGAGCATGTGACGCCTCAGCCGGGTCTGTTAGttatttcagataggcataacGGCATCAAGGCAGCCCTCGAGGCTCCAGATGGGGGATGGCTGCCCTCGGCTGCGTACCGGGCGTTCTGCATTCGACACGTTGCAGCGAATTTTGCCTTGACGTTCAAGGGAAAAGATGCCCGGAGGCTTCTTGTTAACGCCGCATATGCGAAGACCGAAGTGGAGTTCGACTACTGGTTTGACATTCTCCGCTCTGAGAATCCGGCAATGTGTGACTGGGCGAACCGGATCGAGTATTCGTTGTGGACATAG